Proteins from one Ahaetulla prasina isolate Xishuangbanna chromosome 2, ASM2864084v1, whole genome shotgun sequence genomic window:
- the EGR1 gene encoding early growth response protein 1, with protein sequence MAAAKAEMQLLPSLQMADPFGSFPHSPPTMDTNYPKLEEIMLLAGGGPQFLNPAGGPESGGGFNPSGEGGEQSFEHLAADTFPEISLNGEKPLAETSYPTQTTRLPPITYTGRFSLEPASSGGGSTPLWPEPLFSLVSGLVGMANPPTTSSQSSSASSPIASSASSSPVLSCSVQASDPSPIYSAAPTFPNPGGADIFPEPSSQPFASSSGASLQFPPPAYPTAKNGFQLPIIPDYLFPPQPPPQPGDLGLGSVEQKPFPGPQPSLTPLSTIKAFATQSGGGSCGGGTPQEAKSLPSGGSYQATLVKPSRMRKYPNRPSKTPPHERPYACPVESCDRRFSRSDELTRHIRIHTGQKPFQCRICMRNFSRSDHLTTHIRTHTGEKPFACDICGRKFARSDERKRHTKIHLRQKDKKADKGPSGPQVPSTSSPLAPYSTSTGSTSYPSPAATSFPSPVPSSYSSPVTTYSSPVTSYSSPVTSYSSPVTSYSSPVTSAFPSFPSPSVATSYASIASSTFHSQAGVGGSPYPSPGGLSSPFSSSVTSALPDLASTFSPRTIEIC encoded by the exons ATGGCTGCAGCCAAGGCCGAGATGCAGCTCCTGCCTTCGCTGCAGATGGCCGACCCTTTCGGATCCTTCCCTCACTCTCCCCCTACTATGGACACCAACTACCCCAAGCTAGAGGAGATCATGTTGCTCGCCGGTGGAGGGCCACAGTTCCTCAATCCCGCCGGTGGCCCCGAGAGCGGCGGCGGCTTCAATCCCTCCGGCGAAGGTGGGGAGCAGTCCTTCGAGCACCTCGCTGCAG ACACTTTCCCCGAGATCTCCCTGAACGGCGAGAAACCTTTAGCGGAGACCAGCTATCCGACCCAGACTACCCGCCTCCCGCCCATCACCTACACTGGCCGCTTTTCTTTGGAGCCGGCGTCGAGCGGTGGAGGCAGCACCCCGTTATGGCCGGAGCCTCTCTTCAGCCTGGTGAGCGGCCTGGTGGGTATGGCTAACCCTCCGACTACGTCCTCCCAGTCCTCCTCCGCCTCTTCGCCGATCGCTAGCTCCGCTTCTTCCAGCCCGGTTTTGAGCTGCTCGGTGCAGGCCAGCGACCCCAGCCCCATCTACTCAGCGGCGCCCACCTTCCCGAACCCCGGCGGAGCTGACATCTTCCCAGAGCCGTCCAGCCAGCCCTTTGCCAGTTCTTCGGGAGCCTCACTACAGTTTCCGCCTCCTGCATACCCGACGGCCAAGAACGGCTTCCAGCTGCCCATCATTCCGGACTACTTATTCCCGCCTCAGCCGCCACCGCAGCCGGGCGACCTGGGTCTCGGCTCTGTGGAGCAAAAGCCTTTCCCGGGCCCGCAGCCCTCGCTCACTCCGCTCTCCACCATCAAAGCCTTCGCTACCCAAAGCGGCGGCGGCAGTTGCGGCGGCGGCACTCCGCAGGAGGCCAAGAGTCTCCCAAGCGGCGGCTCCTACCAGGCGACACTGGTCAAGCCCAGCCGCATGAGGAAGTACCCCAACCGGCCCAGCAAGACCCCGCCACACGAGAGGCCCTATGCCTGCCCCGTCGAGTCCTGCGACCGCCGCTTCTCGCGCTCCGACGAGCTCACCCGCCACATCCGTATCCACACCGGCCAGAAGCCTTTCCAGTGCCGTATCTGCATGCGCAACTTCAGCCGGAGCGACCACCTCACCACACACATTCGCACGCACACGGGCGAGAAGCCCTTCGCCTGCGACATCTGTGGCCGTAAGTTTGCCCGCAGCGATGAGAGGAAGCGCCATACCAAGATCCACCTCCGGCAGAAGGACAAGAAGGCTGACAAGGGCCCCAGCGGGCCCCAGGTGCCCTCGACTTCCTCCCCCCTGGCTCCTTACTCGACCTCGACCGGCTCTACCTCGTATCCCTCACCTGCAGCCACCTCTTTCCCCTCACCTGTGCCGTCCTCCTACTCCTCCCCAGTGACCACCTACTCCTCCCCAGTGACCTCCTACTCCTCCCCAGTGACCTCCTACTCCTCCCCGGTGACCTCCTACTCCTCCCCTGTGACTTCAGCCTTCCCCTCGTTCCCCTCGCCCTCGGTGGCCACCAGCTATGCGTCGATCGCCTCTTCCACCTTTCATAGCCAGGCGGGGGTAGGGGGCAGCCCCTATCCCTCTCCTGGTGGCCTCTCCAGCCCCTTCAGCTCCTCAGTGACTTCAGCCCTTCCCGACTTGGCCTCCACTTTCTCACCTCGGACCATTGAGATCTGttga